A genomic segment from Psychrilyobacter piezotolerans encodes:
- the rpoD gene encoding RNA polymerase sigma factor RpoD gives MKDFIKNGKVREIIKKALEDKIMSFEEINSKLQDDFAPEKIETLINGMINQGIKVVSEKELKKKAESKEKPAKTTKTKSMIVKSDLLEDDSEFDPEKVKEVTEEELDTKNLLVGGVSVDEPIKMYLREIGQVPLLKHAQEIELAKRSDEGDEWAKNQLVEANLRLVVSIAKKHTNRGLKLLDLIQEGNIGLMKAVGKFEHAKGYKFSTYATWWIRQAITRAIADQGRTIRIPVHMIETINKIKKEARIYLQETGKEATPEILGNRLGMETEKVKTILEMNQDPISLETPVGSEEDSELGDFVEDNNMLSPYEETHKTLLKEQLNEVLCSLSDREEKVLRFRYGLDDGCPRTLEEVGKIFKVTRERIRQIEVKALRKLRHPSRRKKLEDFKTV, from the coding sequence AAACTTCAAGATGATTTTGCTCCAGAAAAAATAGAAACCCTGATCAATGGGATGATCAATCAAGGGATAAAAGTAGTAAGTGAAAAAGAGTTGAAGAAAAAGGCTGAATCCAAGGAAAAACCCGCTAAGACGACTAAAACCAAATCAATGATAGTAAAATCTGATCTTCTAGAAGATGACTCTGAATTTGATCCTGAAAAAGTAAAGGAAGTAACTGAAGAAGAATTGGATACTAAAAACTTACTTGTAGGCGGGGTATCTGTAGACGAACCTATAAAAATGTATCTTCGTGAAATTGGTCAGGTTCCACTATTAAAGCATGCTCAGGAGATAGAATTAGCTAAACGGTCTGACGAAGGGGATGAATGGGCTAAAAACCAACTTGTAGAAGCTAACTTAAGACTGGTAGTAAGTATAGCAAAAAAACATACCAATAGAGGTCTTAAATTATTGGATCTGATCCAAGAGGGAAATATTGGTCTGATGAAGGCTGTTGGAAAATTTGAACATGCCAAAGGATATAAATTTTCTACATATGCAACGTGGTGGATTCGTCAAGCTATAACAAGAGCTATAGCTGACCAGGGTAGAACCATAAGGATACCGGTACATATGATCGAAACAATAAATAAGATAAAGAAGGAAGCCAGAATCTATCTGCAAGAGACAGGTAAGGAAGCTACACCTGAAATTTTAGGTAATAGATTGGGAATGGAAACTGAAAAGGTAAAAACTATTTTGGAAATGAACCAGGATCCGATTTCACTTGAAACTCCGGTAGGAAGTGAGGAGGACAGTGAATTAGGAGATTTCGTAGAAGATAACAATATGCTGAGTCCATACGAAGAAACTCATAAGACTCTATTGAAGGAACAACTGAATGAAGTATTATGCAGTCTCAGTGATAGAGAGGAAAAAGTCTTAAGATTTAGATATGGTTTAGATGACGGATGTCCAAGAACCTTGGAAGAGGTTGGGAAGATATTTAAAGTAACCAGGGAAAGAATCAGACAAATCGAGGTAAAGGCCTTGAGAAAATTAAGACATCCCAGCAGAAGAAAGAAATTAGAAGATTTTAAAACGGTGTAA
- a CDS encoding helix-turn-helix domain-containing protein, with product MNLGEKIKFFRKEQKMTIKDLSGKTSLSVGFISNIERGQNSPSISNLQQICEALEVNLMEVLQDVNEQSPITRRTERKSIFESEQGDIAIETLTNANHALNGISITISDDNQHSDFSWGHNYDEVGVVIEGSLEIELNNKLYTLNEGDSIYIEKFQAHKYRNPAKKKNVTHWFSLRN from the coding sequence TTGAATTTAGGAGAGAAAATCAAATTTTTTAGAAAAGAACAAAAAATGACTATAAAGGACCTTTCGGGTAAAACCAGCCTGTCAGTTGGATTTATCAGTAATATCGAAAGGGGACAGAATAGTCCGTCTATCAGTAACCTTCAACAAATCTGTGAAGCTTTAGAGGTTAACCTCATGGAAGTTTTACAGGATGTAAATGAACAGTCTCCGATCACCAGGAGAACTGAAAGGAAATCTATCTTTGAATCGGAACAAGGAGATATCGCTATAGAAACCTTAACCAATGCTAACCACGCGTTAAATGGTATATCTATCACCATTTCTGATGATAATCAACATAGTGACTTTTCTTGGGGACACAACTATGATGAAGTAGGAGTTGTTATCGAGGGTAGCTTAGAAATTGAACTAAATAACAAACTTTACACTTTAAATGAAGGCGATTCTATCTATATTGAGAAATTCCAAGCTCATAAATATAGAAATCCTGCTAAAAAGAAAAATGTTACTCATTGGTTTTCTTTGAGAAACTAA
- a CDS encoding PTS sugar transporter subunit IIC, producing the protein MEILKGIVLLLLVLVGFTMFSLKMPKGMKAMGALAGAATASFLVEAFHFYVGGDLFGITILRDLGAASGGMGGVAAATLVALALGSSPVYAVLIGCAVSGFGILPGFFAGYVLGFILPKMEEKIPDGIDLIAVIVIAAPLARLVAIGADPLVNATLINIGKIITQATAQSPTIMAIILGGVITVVATAPLSSMALTAMLGLTGLPMAIGALSVMGSSFMNAVFFHKIFKDKSTTIAVAVEPLTQADLISANPIPVYCTNFVGGAIAGLIVTHFGLINNAAGTATPIAGLMVMYGFNSPLKVTIAAALCAVAGLTIGFIGSLVFKNFKIKSVAEVRGTV; encoded by the coding sequence ATGGAAATTTTAAAAGGAATAGTATTATTATTATTAGTATTAGTCGGATTCACAATGTTTAGTTTAAAGATGCCAAAAGGTATGAAGGCAATGGGTGCATTAGCAGGAGCAGCAACAGCTAGTTTCTTAGTAGAAGCTTTTCACTTTTATGTTGGAGGAGACTTATTTGGAATTACTATATTAAGAGATTTAGGAGCAGCATCTGGTGGAATGGGTGGAGTAGCAGCAGCAACTCTAGTGGCGTTAGCACTTGGATCATCACCTGTATATGCAGTATTAATTGGTTGTGCAGTATCTGGATTCGGAATATTACCAGGGTTTTTTGCAGGATACGTATTAGGATTTATCTTACCTAAGATGGAAGAAAAAATACCTGATGGAATAGATCTAATAGCAGTTATAGTAATAGCAGCACCATTAGCAAGATTAGTGGCTATTGGAGCAGACCCGTTAGTTAACGCTACTTTAATCAACATCGGAAAAATAATTACTCAAGCTACAGCTCAAAGCCCGACTATAATGGCAATTATTTTAGGTGGAGTAATCACAGTAGTAGCAACAGCACCACTTAGCTCAATGGCACTTACAGCAATGTTAGGATTAACAGGATTACCAATGGCAATAGGAGCATTATCTGTAATGGGATCATCTTTTATGAATGCAGTATTCTTCCACAAGATATTCAAAGATAAGTCAACTACTATTGCAGTTGCAGTAGAACCGTTGACACAAGCTGACTTAATCTCGGCTAACCCAATTCCTGTATATTGTACAAACTTCGTAGGTGGAGCTATAGCAGGACTTATCGTAACTCACTTTGGACTTATTAACAATGCAGCAGGAACAGCAACACCAATCGCAGGATTAATGGTTATGTACGGATTTAACAGCCCGTTAAAAGTAACTATTGCAGCAGCACTATGTGCAGTGGCTGGATTAACAATAGGATTTATTGGATCACTTGTATTTAAAAACTTTAAGATCAAAAGTGTTGCAGAAGTTAGAGGAACAGTATAA
- a CDS encoding L-serine ammonia-lyase, iron-sulfur-dependent, subunit alpha yields the protein MDSLKELFKIGNGPSSSHTMGPERAAKRFKMENPDAASFKVELYGSLAATGKGHLTDWVIEETLKPKATEIVWMPEFVHEFHTNGMKFIAVDKDGNETKEWLVFSVGGGTIVEDGEARGGSNRIYPLTTMDEVIKWCKSNQKELWEYVAEMEDASIWAFLERIWEAMEESVKTGLSKTGVLPGTIKYPRKAQMFYRKARRDDSRTSYLGKIFAYTLAVSEENGGGGRVVTAPTCGAAGIIPGLLYALKEEHNLSKEETLRGLAIAGLIGNLIKENATISGAEGGCQAEVGAGCAMAAGMAAFILGGSLDQIEYAAEMALEHHLGLTCDPVGGYVQIPCIERNAAAAVRALDAANYSLFTDGQHTVSFDKVVLTMKQTGLDMKSEYKETSLGGLAKFDFNANC from the coding sequence ATGGATTCGTTAAAGGAATTATTTAAGATAGGAAATGGACCATCTAGTTCGCACACTATGGGACCGGAAAGAGCGGCAAAGAGATTTAAAATGGAGAACCCTGATGCAGCTAGTTTTAAGGTAGAATTATATGGATCATTGGCAGCTACAGGTAAGGGACATTTAACTGACTGGGTTATCGAAGAAACTTTAAAGCCTAAAGCTACGGAGATAGTTTGGATGCCGGAATTCGTTCATGAGTTCCATACAAATGGAATGAAGTTCATAGCTGTAGATAAAGATGGAAATGAAACTAAAGAATGGTTAGTCTTCTCTGTAGGTGGAGGAACTATCGTAGAAGATGGTGAAGCTAGAGGCGGATCAAATAGAATTTATCCATTGACAACTATGGATGAAGTAATAAAGTGGTGTAAATCAAACCAAAAAGAATTATGGGAATATGTAGCAGAGATGGAAGATGCTTCTATCTGGGCATTCTTAGAGAGAATTTGGGAAGCTATGGAAGAATCTGTAAAAACAGGTCTTTCAAAGACTGGAGTATTACCAGGAACTATTAAATACCCGAGAAAAGCTCAAATGTTTTATAGAAAAGCCAGAAGAGATGACTCAAGAACTAGTTATTTAGGGAAAATATTTGCTTATACATTGGCAGTATCGGAAGAAAACGGTGGGGGAGGAAGAGTAGTTACTGCTCCTACATGTGGTGCCGCTGGGATTATCCCGGGATTATTATATGCACTAAAAGAAGAACATAACTTATCTAAGGAAGAGACTTTAAGAGGTCTTGCTATAGCAGGATTAATTGGAAACTTAATCAAAGAAAATGCAACTATATCTGGAGCAGAAGGTGGATGTCAGGCTGAAGTAGGAGCTGGGTGTGCAATGGCAGCAGGAATGGCAGCATTTATCTTAGGAGGATCTTTAGATCAAATAGAATATGCAGCAGAGATGGCATTAGAGCATCACTTAGGACTTACATGTGACCCAGTGGGAGGATATGTACAAATTCCTTGTATCGAAAGAAATGCAGCAGCAGCAGTTAGAGCATTGGATGCAGCTAACTATTCATTATTTACAGATGGTCAGCATACAGTTAGTTTTGATAAGGTAGTACTTACAATGAAGCAGACTGGTCTGGACATGAAGAGTGAATATAAAGAAACATCATTAGGCGGGTTAGCTAAATTTGATTTTAATGCAAACTGCTAA
- a CDS encoding sigma-70 family RNA polymerase sigma factor has protein sequence MKKDVKDIKNIGDIIDMRSFEVMAETSTPNEFKSLILTLEGKKIDETGGRVEKFDRKNIGNFYEDTVENYLRELSSVKSIKKETISELIKNIQDGDISSREILMEGSLKLVAKTALYYSKVGTSYIELVQDGLMGIIKAIDNYDPDCFMDFSEYMGFWIKYEMIQSNKLIVEELKSPIVAYFKNMKVEVYKSENKIINSEIKETYEAEIKRVLNMDMEEFENLQKINEYGFLIKKEDREEAEVYKSIAEIDMELAKVEKLMSVSNLANKFTAAEIKILDLYYGLSGKRKYFEEIGEILDMQPSKVKAEVEKLMIKLKYNGKKVWIDED, from the coding sequence ATGAAAAAAGATGTTAAAGACATTAAAAATATAGGGGATATCATAGATATGAGAAGTTTTGAAGTGATGGCTGAAACTTCTACTCCTAATGAATTTAAGAGTTTAATATTAACTTTAGAGGGAAAAAAAATAGATGAGACAGGTGGAAGGGTTGAAAAATTCGATAGAAAAAATATAGGAAATTTTTATGAAGATACTGTGGAGAATTATCTGAGGGAACTATCCTCTGTAAAATCTATAAAAAAAGAAACAATATCAGAATTAATAAAAAATATTCAGGATGGAGATATCTCTTCCAGGGAAATTCTCATGGAAGGATCGTTAAAATTAGTGGCTAAGACAGCTCTTTATTATTCCAAAGTAGGAACAAGTTATATAGAGTTAGTTCAAGACGGTCTTATGGGAATAATAAAAGCCATAGATAACTATGATCCGGACTGTTTTATGGATTTTTCAGAATATATGGGATTTTGGATAAAATATGAGATGATTCAAAGTAACAAGCTGATTGTTGAAGAACTGAAATCACCTATAGTGGCTTACTTTAAAAATATGAAGGTAGAAGTATATAAGTCGGAAAATAAAATCATCAATTCAGAAATAAAAGAGACATACGAGGCAGAGATAAAGAGAGTTTTAAATATGGATATGGAAGAATTTGAAAATTTACAGAAGATCAATGAATATGGATTTTTGATAAAAAAAGAAGACAGGGAGGAAGCAGAGGTATATAAGAGTATTGCCGAGATAGATATGGAGCTGGCAAAGGTAGAAAAACTGATGTCGGTATCTAATTTAGCCAATAAATTTACAGCGGCAGAGATAAAGATCCTGGATCTATACTATGGACTCAGCGGGAAGAGAAAATACTTTGAGGAGATTGGAGAGATCTTAGATATGCAGCCGTCCAAGGTAAAGGCAGAGGTGGAAAAGCTTATGATAAAATTAAAGTATAACGGAAAGAAGGTATGGATCGATGAAGATTAA
- a CDS encoding Nif3-like dinuclear metal center hexameric protein: MKIKTLIKRLEKKFPKNIAESWDNIGLLVGDDNREVTKIQISLDATEEVIDHAIEAGANLIITHHPIIFSGIKNVTSKNIMGRKLLKLIENKIAVYSMHTNLDSAENGLNQYICEKLGVKTSKILDEKYMEMYLLSVYIKAEFEERLESKVEEFGLEYNGYKNVYYTSDSVESFEKIEEKTEKKEKFRNKNKKISILGEKGKLSNLLNEIKKIHPYDEVAYEMIKTENKISLGGLGRIYSLSEGMELGSYLEVVKDKLSLNNVRVVGELDKKIKKIAVVNGGGASFLSRLEKIGVDLFITGDIKYHEALDAREMGISIFDIGHYESEYFFTDIIERHCDDLAVEIYNDRPVFKSL, translated from the coding sequence ATGAAGATTAAGACTTTAATAAAAAGATTGGAAAAAAAATTTCCTAAAAACATTGCTGAATCCTGGGACAACATAGGCCTTTTGGTTGGGGATGATAATAGAGAAGTAACTAAAATCCAGATCTCGCTGGATGCCACAGAAGAGGTGATAGATCATGCCATAGAGGCGGGGGCAAATCTCATCATAACCCACCACCCGATTATATTCAGCGGGATAAAAAATGTTACTTCTAAAAATATCATGGGGAGAAAACTTTTAAAATTAATTGAAAACAAGATTGCCGTATATTCTATGCATACCAACTTAGATTCAGCAGAAAATGGATTAAACCAGTATATATGTGAAAAATTAGGGGTGAAAACATCTAAGATTTTAGATGAAAAATATATGGAGATGTATCTGCTATCGGTCTATATAAAGGCAGAATTTGAGGAGAGGCTGGAATCTAAGGTAGAGGAATTCGGACTGGAGTATAATGGGTATAAAAATGTATACTATACCTCTGATTCTGTGGAAAGTTTTGAAAAGATAGAGGAAAAGACAGAAAAAAAAGAAAAGTTCAGGAATAAAAATAAAAAAATAAGTATCTTAGGTGAAAAAGGAAAACTGTCGAATCTTTTAAATGAAATAAAAAAAATTCATCCCTATGATGAAGTCGCATATGAGATGATAAAAACAGAAAATAAGATTTCTTTAGGCGGGCTGGGCAGGATATACAGTCTGTCTGAAGGAATGGAACTAGGCAGCTATTTAGAGGTGGTTAAAGATAAGTTATCTCTAAATAATGTAAGGGTAGTGGGAGAATTGGATAAAAAAATAAAAAAAATAGCTGTAGTAAATGGCGGAGGAGCTAGTTTTTTAAGTAGGTTAGAAAAAATAGGTGTTGACCTTTTTATAACAGGTGATATAAAATATCATGAAGCCCTGGATGCCAGGGAGATGGGAATATCTATCTTTGACATCGGCCACTATGAGAGTGAGTATTTCTTTACCGATATAATAGAAAGACATTGTGATGATTTAGCGGTGGAGATCTACAATGATCGGCCAGTATTTAAGAGTTTATAA
- a CDS encoding Cof-type HAD-IIB family hydrolase, whose amino-acid sequence MKYKMIVTDMDDTLLNSEGKISRENKKAIMKAQEMGVKFVLASGRPTFAMKEFAKELELDRYGSYMLSYNGAIITECATDKTWLEEKLTVEDAHKIYDLSKEHNVHLLTYVGEEITAETESEYIDVEVDLTGMPYRKVDCFKSTVTEPVVKCIMLEKPEYLKEVEKKLNELLKGDYSLAISKPFFLEVMKKGIDKGASLLKLAHKLDIKPEEIISVGDSYNDMTMLEVAGMPVAVENAKVEVKNMAKFISTSHNDHALKTVIERFIMDKPLNM is encoded by the coding sequence ATGAAATATAAGATGATAGTAACGGATATGGATGATACATTGTTAAACAGTGAGGGAAAGATATCGAGAGAAAATAAAAAAGCCATAATGAAAGCTCAGGAGATGGGGGTAAAATTTGTTTTAGCTTCTGGAAGGCCTACCTTTGCCATGAAAGAGTTTGCCAAGGAATTGGAACTGGATAGATACGGGAGTTATATGCTGAGCTATAACGGAGCTATAATTACCGAGTGTGCTACAGATAAGACATGGCTGGAGGAAAAATTAACTGTAGAAGATGCCCACAAGATATATGACCTGTCTAAGGAGCATAATGTTCATCTCCTTACCTATGTAGGTGAGGAAATTACCGCAGAAACTGAAAGTGAATACATAGATGTAGAGGTAGATCTTACAGGTATGCCCTATAGAAAGGTAGACTGCTTTAAATCAACTGTAACCGAGCCGGTAGTAAAATGTATCATGCTGGAAAAACCAGAGTATCTAAAAGAAGTAGAGAAAAAATTAAATGAACTCCTAAAAGGGGACTATAGTCTGGCTATATCCAAGCCATTTTTCCTGGAAGTAATGAAAAAAGGGATCGATAAAGGGGCTAGTTTATTGAAATTAGCTCATAAATTGGATATAAAACCGGAGGAGATAATAAGTGTAGGAGATTCCTATAACGACATGACTATGCTAGAGGTGGCAGGGATGCCGGTAGCTGTAGAAAATGCCAAGGTAGAAGTGAAGAATATGGCAAAATTTATCTCAACATCTCACAACGATCACGCGCTGAAAACAGTGATTGAGAGATTTATAATGGATAAACCATTAAATATGTAG
- a CDS encoding GGDEF domain-containing phosphodiesterase: MKNIKTITMSNQIILFVFGLLTLFFIIFFMEFNDVQTEIDSDLYMGASNVKYYMGENFVSKKLNENTLTPEEALEKFNFLHEKALLLGLDYFYILMKDGNDIVYAAVSDTKEELQKVPNSGFWFSLKESGDNSFDETWEAFKSSEPVYIESSDMWGSYRSVYIPEISKDGIRYIAGADITTTSLKKQIFLKTMKIFTIFLISMFFIVPVLFLSKKSMKAKKKLEKYITFMDNRDRLTTAYNRDYGLKLLSNKIKEFHTEGKSFSIGLLNIDNLRFINESRGMDVGDCLLIIVHRLLVRISRKTDTIVRVEGNKFMIILPGFRKKYQGKIYDAIEKKIVFFNQNNKKEYFLRLNYIICEYYDGSMKDFFEESIQKLKKLKKNGGMEDLVLKDEISRGIKNLEFKTFFQPKVYLEEEKVGFEALVRWFHPEKGVISPNIFIPLAEESYLINKITEIVLNDSLNAAEILKTDISINLSAISFENNYFLSSLQKKIDDSRNKNYITFELTERIAVTNFEDTLDKINNFKKSGVSFSIDDFGSGYSSLSYIEKLPINELKIDKSFIDNINTSLVNPIIIELITKIGRVAGFKTVCEGVETEEQIEKLISLGSDSFQGYYFGKPEPLLRVVEKYEKGEYHSKLRQFSYKNQPEK; the protein is encoded by the coding sequence GTGAAAAATATCAAAACAATCACTATGTCCAATCAAATTATATTATTTGTCTTTGGTCTTTTAACACTTTTTTTTATCATTTTTTTTATGGAATTTAATGACGTTCAGACGGAAATAGACTCTGATCTATATATGGGAGCTTCAAATGTCAAATACTATATGGGGGAAAATTTCGTTAGTAAGAAGCTGAATGAAAATACATTAACCCCGGAAGAAGCTCTTGAAAAATTTAATTTTTTACATGAAAAAGCACTATTATTGGGATTGGATTATTTTTACATCCTTATGAAAGATGGTAACGATATAGTTTATGCTGCCGTAAGTGATACCAAGGAAGAACTCCAAAAAGTTCCAAATTCAGGATTTTGGTTTTCCTTAAAGGAATCCGGGGATAATTCATTTGATGAAACCTGGGAAGCCTTTAAATCTTCTGAACCTGTATATATAGAATCCTCGGATATGTGGGGGAGCTATCGATCGGTGTATATTCCCGAAATTTCAAAGGATGGTATTAGATATATTGCCGGGGCCGATATTACAACTACTTCTTTAAAAAAACAGATTTTTTTAAAAACAATGAAGATATTTACTATATTTTTAATATCTATGTTTTTCATTGTACCGGTTTTATTTCTCTCTAAAAAAAGCATGAAAGCCAAAAAAAAATTAGAGAAATATATTACTTTTATGGATAATAGGGACAGACTTACAACTGCTTATAATAGAGACTATGGATTGAAACTCCTCTCAAATAAAATTAAAGAGTTTCACACTGAGGGTAAATCCTTTTCTATCGGTCTTTTAAACATAGATAACCTAAGGTTTATAAATGAATCCCGTGGAATGGATGTAGGAGATTGTTTACTTATTATAGTTCATAGGCTTTTAGTCCGAATTTCTAGAAAAACAGATACAATTGTAAGGGTGGAAGGAAATAAATTTATGATCATACTTCCCGGATTCCGTAAAAAATATCAGGGGAAAATATATGATGCCATTGAAAAAAAAATAGTGTTTTTCAATCAAAACAATAAAAAAGAATATTTTCTTAGATTAAATTACATTATATGTGAATATTATGATGGCAGTATGAAGGATTTTTTTGAGGAATCTATTCAAAAATTAAAGAAATTAAAAAAAAATGGAGGGATGGAAGATCTGGTACTTAAAGATGAGATCTCAAGGGGGATAAAAAACCTGGAATTCAAAACATTTTTCCAGCCTAAGGTGTATTTAGAAGAAGAAAAAGTTGGTTTTGAAGCTCTAGTCAGGTGGTTTCATCCTGAAAAGGGAGTTATTTCACCAAACATATTTATTCCCCTGGCAGAAGAATCTTATCTGATCAATAAAATAACTGAAATAGTTTTAAATGATTCCCTGAATGCTGCTGAGATCCTTAAAACAGATATTTCTATAAATTTATCTGCCATTTCATTTGAAAATAATTATTTTTTAAGTTCTCTTCAAAAAAAAATAGATGACTCTAGAAATAAAAATTATATTACCTTTGAATTAACAGAGAGAATAGCTGTAACTAATTTTGAGGATACCTTGGATAAAATAAATAATTTCAAAAAATCCGGAGTTTCATTTTCTATAGATGATTTTGGAAGCGGGTATTCTTCCCTTTCATATATTGAAAAACTTCCTATAAATGAACTAAAGATAGACAAATCGTTTATAGACAATATAAATACATCTTTGGTTAACCCCATCATAATAGAATTGATTACAAAAATTGGAAGAGTTGCAGGGTTTAAAACTGTGTGCGAAGGTGTGGAAACCGAAGAGCAGATTGAAAAGTTAATATCACTGGGAAGCGACAGCTTCCAGGGATATTATTTTGGAAAACCAGAGCCTCTTTTGAGGGTAGTGGAAAAATATGAGAAGGGAGAATATCATTCTAAGTTAAGGCAGTTTTCGTATAAAAATCAGCCTGAAAAATAG
- a CDS encoding GGDEF domain-containing protein produces the protein MENFKSSKILISYLILIVVTLTLVYLDSSFAKVENPSSKDIISEFLICIQPAIWIYFGKSGFRNSNHCRLMLGGFIILYSGILQDLMDEFYEIEGVLGELENVLVPIGLIIISIAVILRFLEEEKNKLLLSQKTEDIYNKSIKDPLTGLYNRYHLEEHLETILDRLIDIDADVSVAFIDIDNFKAVNDVYGHVKGDEVLTILGTEINRCIRKSDYAFRYGGDEFLIIYPNTKVKTALAITERVKKNISISLKIKGIKSSLSIGITTYQKFENYKNLIDRADKIMYESKRNGKNQITIATS, from the coding sequence TTGGAAAATTTTAAATCATCTAAAATACTCATTTCATACTTAATCTTAATAGTGGTCACACTAACATTAGTATATTTAGATTCATCCTTTGCAAAAGTAGAAAATCCATCATCAAAAGATATCATAAGTGAATTTTTAATCTGTATTCAACCTGCAATATGGATATACTTTGGAAAATCCGGTTTTAGAAACAGCAATCACTGCCGTTTGATGCTGGGTGGCTTTATTATCCTTTATTCAGGGATCTTACAGGATTTAATGGATGAATTTTATGAAATAGAAGGGGTCTTAGGCGAACTGGAAAATGTTTTGGTCCCCATTGGACTGATCATCATATCGATTGCCGTTATTTTACGTTTTTTAGAGGAGGAAAAAAACAAGCTGCTTCTCTCACAAAAGACTGAAGATATCTATAATAAAAGCATAAAAGATCCATTAACCGGACTATATAACAGATATCATCTTGAAGAACATCTCGAAACTATCCTAGACAGACTAATTGATATTGATGCAGATGTATCGGTGGCGTTTATCGACATCGATAATTTTAAAGCAGTCAACGATGTGTATGGGCATGTAAAAGGTGATGAGGTTTTGACAATATTGGGGACAGAAATAAACAGATGCATAAGAAAGTCTGATTATGCTTTTAGATACGGCGGGGATGAATTTTTAATAATATATCCGAATACTAAAGTAAAAACAGCTCTAGCAATAACCGAGAGGGTCAAAAAAAATATTTCTATATCATTGAAAATAAAAGGGATAAAATCAAGTCTCAGTATTGGAATCACCACATATCAAAAATTTGAAAACTATAAAAATTTAATAGACAGAGCTGATAAGATTATGTACGAATCCAAAAGAAATGGTAAAAATCAAATAACCATAGCTACTTCATGA
- a CDS encoding DUF1622 domain-containing protein, producing MQNLIRIINEIIINMCQLLASIVILLGVIKALIIYVKDLLFQKNSLDTIQESRLEIGHSFSLGLAFLIGASILKTIITPNWNDIGQLAATIAIRTTLNHFLLNDLKNIFEKENNADTPEGNNLKKEDRDNKKN from the coding sequence ATGCAGAATCTTATACGAATTATAAACGAGATTATTATTAATATGTGTCAGCTTTTAGCTTCCATAGTTATACTCTTAGGGGTAATCAAGGCTCTAATAATTTATGTTAAGGATCTTTTGTTTCAAAAGAACTCTCTAGATACCATCCAGGAGAGCAGATTAGAGATAGGACATTCCTTTTCTTTAGGATTAGCCTTTCTTATTGGAGCTAGTATTTTAAAAACTATTATTACCCCAAACTGGAATGATATCGGACAATTAGCGGCAACAATTGCAATTAGAACTACCCTCAATCATTTTTTGCTGAATGATCTAAAGAATATCTTCGAAAAAGAGAATAATGCAGATACTCCGGAAGGGAACAACCTGAAAAAAGAAGATAGGGATAATAAAAAAAATTGA